One Bacteroidota bacterium genomic window carries:
- a CDS encoding WecB/TagA/CpsF family glycosyltransferase, producing the protein MQKTSFYNLSLNILDTPKCLEICSDFLMGKQCRTLFFINAHCFNMAQKNEAYKICLDKADLVLNDGIGIELAARYSGISLPENMNGTDLIPKIIEMAYNQNKKFFLLGGQPGVIEKTKEVLEKKHPGIKIVGSHSGYFDSAENEKIITEINNSQANLLIVGMGVPRQEIWIMENLERFNQLKLAIGGGAIVDFIAGKVKRAPLWIQKIKMEWFYRFIHEPKRLFKRYFVGNFVFFMYIIRLKYSVKNQ; encoded by the coding sequence ATGCAAAAAACCAGCTTTTACAACCTTAGCCTTAATATACTGGACACGCCAAAATGTCTCGAAATTTGTTCGGATTTTTTGATGGGTAAACAATGCCGCACCCTTTTCTTTATCAATGCGCATTGTTTTAATATGGCTCAAAAAAATGAAGCCTACAAAATTTGTCTTGACAAAGCCGATTTAGTACTAAACGATGGCATTGGTATTGAACTCGCAGCAAGATATAGCGGTATCAGCCTACCTGAAAATATGAATGGCACCGACCTGATTCCGAAAATTATTGAAATGGCTTATAATCAGAATAAAAAGTTCTTTCTGTTAGGGGGACAACCGGGTGTGATTGAAAAAACCAAAGAGGTATTAGAAAAAAAACACCCCGGGATAAAAATTGTCGGTAGTCACAGTGGGTATTTCGATTCAGCTGAAAATGAAAAAATTATAACTGAAATCAATAACTCACAAGCGAACCTGTTAATTGTGGGCATGGGAGTGCCAAGACAGGAGATATGGATCATGGAAAACCTCGAAAGATTCAACCAACTCAAACTGGCTATTGGAGGTGGGGCCATTGTCGATTTTATTGCCGGCAAGGTAAAAAGGGCACCACTTTGGATTCAAAAAATAAAGATGGAATGGTTTTATCGTTTTATACACGAGCCCAAGCGCTTGTTCAAGCGCTATTTTGTAGGAAACTTTGTATTTTTCATGTACATAATACGCTTAAAATATTCTGTAAAAAATCAGTAA
- a CDS encoding polysaccharide export protein, whose translation MKHSNHLLRNSFVLLLILWVMQSCIPHQKLKLVHEPQLYNDSLLYNTLYNEKEILPYDNLYIKVYSTDERTQALFSEGYSSIANVDPRLISYTVNDSGFLNLPFTGPIMVSNLTLKEAQTEIQSQLSRFLKNISVTVRFVGNTITILGEVNRPGEYVYYDDKISCFQALGLAGGVASYGNLTNVTLLREMNDEIKFYVLDLTQKDIVESAMYYLQPNDVIMIEPIKAKYSSLRSYNSLSIILSSLTTLALIITTFNLIPN comes from the coding sequence ATGAAACATTCAAACCACCTGCTTCGCAATAGCTTTGTGCTTTTGCTCATCTTATGGGTCATGCAATCGTGCATACCTCATCAGAAACTAAAACTGGTGCACGAACCCCAACTTTACAACGATAGTTTACTCTATAATACCCTTTATAACGAGAAAGAAATACTTCCATATGATAACCTGTACATTAAAGTATACAGTACCGACGAGCGGACACAAGCTTTGTTTTCTGAAGGGTACAGTTCCATTGCCAATGTCGACCCTCGTTTAATCAGCTACACAGTCAATGATTCAGGATTTCTTAACCTTCCTTTTACAGGCCCGATTATGGTCAGCAATCTTACGTTAAAGGAGGCCCAAACCGAGATTCAAAGTCAGCTAAGCCGTTTTTTAAAGAATATTTCTGTTACAGTAAGGTTTGTTGGCAATACCATCACCATTTTAGGCGAAGTGAACCGACCCGGAGAATATGTGTATTACGACGATAAAATAAGTTGCTTTCAGGCACTTGGGCTTGCTGGCGGCGTGGCCAGTTATGGCAACCTTACCAATGTTACACTTTTGCGAGAGATGAACGACGAAATTAAATTTTATGTACTTGATTTAACACAAAAGGACATTGTAGAATCTGCAATGTATTACCTTCAGCCTAACGATGTGATAATGATAGAACCTATTAAAGCAAAGTATTCCAGTTTAAGAAGTTACAACAGTCTGTCCATAATCCTATCTTCTCTTACAACACTTGCCCTTATTATTACCACCTTTAACTTAATTCCGAATTAA
- a CDS encoding glycosyltransferase produces MKSISIIIPSYNSIETISYTLEHIFALSNFERIKEVIVVDSSDDQLTKEYLENFKGKGYRLITSGIRVIPAIQRNIGAKQASGDVLAFIDSDAYPDKNWISTILEASERGILIGGGSYKLPEFQLNNKIAIAQYYLQFNEYLPVGVSNERSFFPSCNLFCDKQLFDSAGGFPEVRASEDTLFCLKTGKYARLEFQPQAMVYHIFRTDKKKFYRNQELLGRYVLVYRRQYYNSTMYKGIFPLLTAPMVFLIKLFRISQRVFKAGPEHRKLFLKSIVNFKIGLIYWIKGYMFAGSKNV; encoded by the coding sequence ATGAAAAGCATTTCCATCATTATCCCATCTTATAATTCTATTGAAACCATTTCTTACACCCTCGAACATATTTTTGCATTAAGCAATTTCGAACGTATCAAAGAAGTCATTGTGGTCGATTCTTCTGATGATCAGCTTACCAAAGAGTACCTTGAAAACTTCAAGGGGAAAGGATACCGATTGATTACTTCCGGAATAAGGGTAATACCTGCCATACAACGTAACATTGGCGCAAAACAAGCTTCAGGCGATGTGTTGGCTTTTATCGATTCAGATGCTTACCCGGATAAGAATTGGATTTCGACTATTCTCGAGGCTTCGGAAAGAGGTATCCTGATTGGTGGCGGAAGTTACAAACTACCCGAATTTCAGCTTAACAATAAAATTGCCATTGCACAATATTACCTTCAGTTTAACGAATACCTTCCTGTTGGCGTATCCAATGAGCGAAGCTTTTTCCCCTCGTGTAACCTATTTTGCGACAAACAACTATTCGACAGTGCAGGAGGGTTTCCGGAGGTAAGAGCGTCGGAAGATACCCTCTTTTGTTTAAAGACAGGTAAATATGCCCGCCTGGAATTTCAGCCGCAAGCCATGGTGTATCATATTTTCCGCACCGACAAAAAGAAATTTTACCGCAACCAGGAACTTTTAGGAAGGTACGTTTTGGTATACAGACGACAATACTATAACAGCACGATGTATAAAGGAATATTTCCCTTACTTACTGCTCCTATGGTGTTTTTAATTAAACTTTTCAGAATAAGCCAACGGGTTTTTAAAGCAGGCCCTGAGCACCGGAAATTGTTCCTGAAAAGTATAGTCAACTTTAAAATTGGACTTATCTATTGGATAAAGGGATACATGTTTGCAGGCAGTAAAAATGTATAA